TTGAAGATGCTGACAGCGCTAAATTAGCTAAACTAAGTAAATGCATTAAAGAGCTTAAGAAGAACGTTGATAGTACGCGCAAGCTAGCAATAGATTCCCATTCATCAGCAACAGCTAAAGTACTAGCTTTAAAATACTTATCTTCGCGTCAGCTAGACGAGCTATGCAAACAAAAGATACTAGAAGAAGCTGAATTATAAAGCCTGAATTCCCTCCTTGTTCAAGGAGGGCTTATCTACATTACTTCTTACTTTCTCACTCACAATAATAATAAAGAGACAATAAAATGATATTTACAGAATTAGAATGCACAAGAAGCCAACAAACCGCCAAGGACGCACAGAACCTCGTTGAATATGGCGCTAAACAAAAAGACGCAGATAACTTGGTGAAATATGGCGCGGGTAAAACAAAACATGCTCCTGCATCTGAGGGACATTCCTTCTTCATCTGTGCTAACGAAATCGAATCTATACCTGTTGAAATGGGTGAGCCAGCTACTGGCGCTGACTGGCACGATTCTATAGCAGAGCTTCAAAGCTCATACAGGCATAATCCGCACGTTAAGCACCCTTTCCGCCACTTTGTCATCTCTATAGACGAAGGAGAGTACCTCACAGACAAGCAATGGCGTAAAACAGTTAGAAAGACTATGAATCGTCTTGGTTACAAAAACGCACGCTACATCGCATTTAGACACGAAGATACTGATTCTCAGCACGTACACATAACAGTATCAACACAAGACTTGGAAACAAACAAAGTGATAAGTAACTGGATGTCTGTTGAAGCTGCACAAGAAATCATGCGCGAACAAGAAAAAGAGTTTGGATTAAGACAGCTAGAAAACTCAGCATCAGTACTAGCAAAAGGTGAAGCAGTCACTTCTGACAAGTACTCTCACTCAGTCAAGTTGATGGTAAGACGCTTAGTTGAATCAAGCATCAAAGAGCTACCAGCGCTAGTGCAAGCTAGGGCAAACATGCTAAAGAAACTGGGCGTAAACGATGAGCACACTAGTAAAGCAAGCTTGGCTCTTTATCAAATAGCGCTATTAAGAAATGGCGTTGAGATAATACTTAAAGAAGACAGAAACAACGAGAAGTACATCGGTCTTGTTTACAAATACAATGACTTCATCATACCCGCCTCAAAACTTAGAAGCGGGAACAAATTCACTCTTGGAGGATTGATAAAATCAGGCGTTCTAGCCAGTGATGCTAACATTATAAGTAGTTATGACGAGTCACAAGTCGAAAATTATGATCTTAGAGAAATGTTTGAATCGCAAAAAGATTTTGCAGAGCGAAGATTTGAAACAGTGAGAAGAGATGCTGAAGCACATGCTGATAAAGTCAAAAAACAGATGGAAGAGTGGGATAAGCACATGTTTAACTGCTTCATTATCTCGTGTAGAAAGCAGCATCAAAAAGCGATGGAAGATGCGATTGATTTTTGGCTGTATCACGGCAAGCGCATCAACAAACGCGACAAAGCTTTCGTTCACACGATTTACGAGCAAGAGAAATGCATATACTCTGCATCTAAAACGCTAAGTAAATACTTCTATCATCTGCTTCTAATCTTTTTCGAACTAAGCAAGAAGAACCACTGGGAATTGAAAATAACCCCAATCGCGGCACATGAAGATCAAGACCTAGCAATTAACCAAGCCATTGAACAAATAGAAAAAACATATAAAAAAG
The Vibrio navarrensis DNA segment above includes these coding regions:
- a CDS encoding relaxase/mobilization nuclease domain-containing protein, whose protein sequence is MIFTELECTRSQQTAKDAQNLVEYGAKQKDADNLVKYGAGKTKHAPASEGHSFFICANEIESIPVEMGEPATGADWHDSIAELQSSYRHNPHVKHPFRHFVISIDEGEYLTDKQWRKTVRKTMNRLGYKNARYIAFRHEDTDSQHVHITVSTQDLETNKVISNWMSVEAAQEIMREQEKEFGLRQLENSASVLAKGEAVTSDKYSHSVKLMVRRLVESSIKELPALVQARANMLKKLGVNDEHTSKASLALYQIALLRNGVEIILKEDRNNEKYIGLVYKYNDFIIPASKLRSGNKFTLGGLIKSGVLASDANIISSYDESQVENYDLREMFESQKDFAERRFETVRRDAEAHADKVKKQMEEWDKHMFNCFIISCRKQHQKAMEDAIDFWLYHGKRINKRDKAFVHTIYEQEKCIYSASKTLSKYFYHLLLIFFELSKKNHWELKITPIAAHEDQDLAINQAIEQIEKTYKKEGIFADNKKQNRRRNIKKKPKDIAENTY